In Flavobacterium sp. CBA20B-1, one DNA window encodes the following:
- a CDS encoding aromatic amino acid hydroxylase, protein MNEHFETNPLLDRLPKHLKQFIKPQNYEDYTPINQAVWRYVMRKNVDYLSKVAHSSYLEGLKKTGISIESIPSMYGMNRILKEIGWAAVAVDGFIPPNAFMEFQAYNVLVIASDIRQLENIEYTPAPDIIHEGAGHAPIIANPEYAEYLRRFGEIGCKAISSAHDYEIYEAIRELSILEEAEGTPESELKRIRNKVDELQAKATEPSEMALIRNLHWWTVEYGLIGTVENPKIYGAGLLSSIGESEWCMTDKVTKIPYSIDAAYQGFDITKPQPQLYVTKDFAELSMVLEEFANKMALRTGGLSGVEKLIHSKALGTIELSTGLQISGVFTNVIEHDGKPVYIQTTGKTALAYREKELVNHGTAYHSEGFGSPIGRLKHINLTIEDMGPRDLQAYNIYEGNYVELEFEGDIKVAGEIITGSRNLRGEIILISFKNCTVTHNETVLFQPEWGTYDMAVGKKIVSAFSGPADVNSFDMITHVPTTQTIKSKKTNERAALESLYQKVRSHREQHSSENLEAILNDLIHEHPQDWLLTLEIVELSKQQSPTLHDRALEHLLQVKANRPEVAHLIANGLNLL, encoded by the coding sequence ATGAACGAGCATTTTGAAACCAATCCGTTACTTGATCGTTTACCAAAGCATCTAAAACAATTTATAAAACCACAAAACTACGAAGATTATACCCCTATAAACCAAGCTGTATGGCGCTATGTAATGCGCAAAAATGTAGATTATCTTTCTAAAGTTGCTCATTCTTCGTATTTAGAAGGTTTAAAAAAAACAGGTATTTCTATTGAAAGCATCCCAAGCATGTATGGTATGAACCGTATTTTAAAGGAAATTGGCTGGGCTGCAGTGGCGGTAGATGGTTTTATTCCGCCAAACGCTTTTATGGAGTTTCAGGCTTATAACGTTTTAGTTATTGCTTCTGACATTCGTCAACTTGAAAACATTGAATATACACCCGCTCCTGATATCATTCATGAAGGCGCAGGGCACGCACCTATTATTGCAAATCCGGAATATGCAGAATATTTAAGACGATTTGGCGAAATTGGTTGCAAAGCTATTTCATCTGCCCACGATTATGAAATTTATGAAGCCATACGCGAATTATCTATTTTAGAAGAAGCAGAAGGCACGCCTGAAAGTGAATTGAAACGCATTCGCAACAAAGTAGATGAATTGCAAGCCAAAGCCACCGAGCCATCTGAAATGGCTTTGATTCGCAATTTGCATTGGTGGACCGTGGAATATGGTTTAATTGGAACTGTTGAAAATCCAAAGATATATGGTGCCGGATTATTGTCATCAATCGGCGAAAGCGAATGGTGTATGACAGATAAGGTAACAAAAATACCTTATAGTATTGATGCTGCTTATCAAGGTTTTGATATTACCAAGCCACAACCTCAACTTTATGTGACTAAAGATTTTGCGGAATTGAGTATGGTTTTAGAAGAATTTGCCAATAAAATGGCTTTGAGAACCGGAGGTTTAAGTGGTGTTGAAAAATTGATCCATTCTAAAGCTTTGGGAACTATTGAACTTTCAACTGGTTTGCAAATTTCGGGTGTTTTTACTAATGTGATTGAGCACGATGGTAAACCTGTTTATATTCAAACAACAGGGAAAACAGCCTTGGCTTATCGAGAAAAAGAATTGGTAAACCATGGAACAGCTTATCACTCCGAAGGTTTTGGTAGCCCTATTGGTCGTTTAAAACATATCAATTTAACAATTGAAGATATGGGGCCACGCGATTTGCAAGCATACAATATATATGAAGGAAATTATGTGGAATTAGAGTTTGAAGGCGATATTAAGGTAGCCGGTGAAATTATTACAGGTTCTCGAAATCTGCGCGGTGAAATCATTTTAATAAGTTTTAAAAATTGTACCGTTACTCATAATGAAACTGTGTTGTTTCAACCTGAATGGGGTACTTATGATATGGCGGTGGGCAAAAAAATTGTTTCTGCCTTTTCCGGTCCGGCTGATGTAAACAGTTTTGATATGATAACGCATGTACCAACCACTCAAACCATTAAATCGAAAAAAACCAATGAACGAGCAGCTTTAGAAAGTTTGTATCAAAAAGTGAGAAGTCATCGGGAACAACACTCATCTGAAAATTTGGAAGCTATTTTAAATGATTTAATCCATGAACATCCACAAGATTGGTTGCTTACTCTTGAGATAGTTGAACTATCCAAACAGCAAAGCCCAACACTTCATGACCGTGCTTTAGAACATTTGTTGCAAGTAAAAGCAAACAGACCCGAAGTGGCTCATTTAATTGCAAACGGATTGAATTTATTGTAA
- a CDS encoding type IX secretion system plug protein, which produces MKKNILFFLFFILTTTSYAIADPYYIKSVSFHQGNESLIPIFRLNESFVFSFDDLTGIEADYYYKIVHYTRDWKPSNLKVTQYIRGIQPLRIASYQTSFNTLQPFVHYSVRFPNRDTKILLSGNYMLEIYNDANEKIIERRFVLYEDLTTVAMEIKKTRNLDVAPAKQNVYLTIDFGEMQLQNPKKNVQIVILQNGQWFNALTNLQPQYMIGNQFQYQYDQETNFWAGNEYLFFDDSDIRQVNNNVERITRTDLFQVYLRPKFPLKNSNFYTFYQDINGGFKTRNALRQNNITEADYAWVYFTYKLEQLPDSQELHIVGMFNDYQINVDSELKFNESEKAYKTALLLKQGFTNYKYVVTTTNGKVLEELNPDGNFFETENQYHTLVYYKTESDPYDRIIGLGKADSKLITN; this is translated from the coding sequence ATGAAAAAAAATATACTCTTCTTTTTATTCTTCATTTTAACAACAACAAGCTATGCTATCGCTGACCCTTACTATATAAAATCGGTTTCGTTTCATCAAGGAAACGAGTCGTTAATTCCCATTTTTAGATTGAATGAATCTTTTGTTTTTTCTTTTGATGATTTAACTGGTATTGAAGCTGATTATTACTACAAAATTGTGCATTATACACGAGATTGGAAACCATCAAACCTTAAAGTAACTCAGTACATCAGAGGTATTCAACCGTTGCGGATTGCGTCGTATCAAACATCGTTTAACACTTTACAACCTTTTGTTCATTATTCGGTGCGGTTTCCAAATCGGGATACCAAAATTTTACTATCTGGGAATTATATGTTGGAAATTTACAATGATGCCAACGAAAAAATTATTGAACGCCGATTTGTTTTGTATGAAGACTTAACAACAGTAGCAATGGAAATTAAAAAAACACGTAATTTGGATGTTGCTCCTGCCAAGCAAAACGTATATCTAACTATTGATTTTGGTGAAATGCAATTGCAAAATCCTAAAAAAAATGTGCAAATAGTGATTTTGCAAAATGGACAATGGTTTAACGCCTTAACCAATCTGCAACCGCAATACATGATTGGAAATCAATTTCAATATCAATACGACCAAGAAACTAATTTTTGGGCTGGAAATGAATATTTGTTTTTTGATGATAGCGACATTCGGCAAGTGAACAACAATGTAGAACGAATCACACGAACCGATCTATTTCAGGTTTATCTTCGACCTAAATTTCCTTTAAAAAATAGCAACTTCTACACTTTTTATCAAGATATAAACGGTGGTTTTAAAACCAGAAATGCTTTAAGACAAAACAATATCACCGAAGCAGATTATGCCTGGGTGTATTTTACTTATAAATTAGAACAGTTACCTGACTCACAAGAATTGCACATCGTGGGCATGTTTAACGATTATCAAATAAATGTCGATTCCGAATTAAAATTCAACGAAAGCGAAAAAGCATATAAAACGGCATTGCTTTTAAAACAAGGATTTACAAATTACAAATATGTGGTAACAACAACAAACGGAAAAGTTTTGGAAGAACTAAACCCCGATGGTAATTTCTTTGAAACAGAAAATCAATACCACACATTGGTTTACTACAAAACCGAAAGCGACCCATACGATCGCATTATTGGTTTAGGAAAAGCAGACAGCAAACTTATTACCAATTAA
- the apaG gene encoding Co2+/Mg2+ efflux protein ApaG: protein MVSKITRGIKIIVKVKYVKQSLHLNNLVNFFNYEISIQNQGNDVVQLLRRCWVIKDSLNGVETVDGEGVIGKKPIVNPNETFQYTSGAYILGFIGSMQGYFTFVNFSNSQIFHVKIPLFNMSVPYIFN from the coding sequence ATGGTTTCAAAAATCACAAGAGGAATAAAAATTATCGTTAAAGTAAAATATGTAAAACAAAGTTTGCATTTAAACAATCTTGTGAATTTTTTTAATTACGAAATAAGTATTCAAAATCAAGGAAACGATGTAGTGCAACTTCTGCGACGTTGTTGGGTTATAAAAGATTCATTAAACGGAGTAGAAACAGTAGATGGGGAAGGGGTAATTGGAAAAAAACCAATCGTAAATCCCAATGAAACCTTTCAATACACATCAGGTGCTTATATTTTAGGATTTATAGGAAGCATGCAAGGCTATTTTACATTTGTTAATTTTAGCAATTCGCAGATTTTCCATGTAAAAATTCCTTTATTTAATATGAGTGTTCCATATATATTCAACTAA
- the pruA gene encoding L-glutamate gamma-semialdehyde dehydrogenase, which produces MATGFFNVPIAVNEPVKTYAPGTTEREEVQKAFKEMYQSTVDIPLYIGGKEIKTGNTKNLFPPFDHQHHLGTYHTASKDLIQEAIDSALEARVKWSQMAWEHRASIFLKAAELIAGPYRAKINAATMIAQGKTVHQAEIDAACELIDFLRFNVQYMTEIYKQQPISAKGIWNRVEQRPLEGFVYAITPFNFTAISGNLPSCVAMMGNVVVWKPAATQIYSANVIVEIFKKAGLPDGVINVIYGDSAMITNTILDSADFAGIHFTGSTGVFNDFWKTIGNNIHKYKTYPRIVGETGGKDFVWAHPSSNAKEVATALSRGAFEYQGQKCSAASRAYIPASLWEEIKNFVIEDVKSFKMGSPEDMSNFMSAVISESSFDKLAKAIDDAKASNEAEIIVGGGYDKSKGWFIEPTVIVTTNPKYDTMERELFGPVLTVYVYEDAKWEESLKLVDSTSEYALTGAIFSGCRYAVETATKALENAAGNFYINDKPTGAVVGQQPFGGARGSGTNDKAGSMINLLRWVSPRTIKETFVPDTDYRYPFLG; this is translated from the coding sequence ATGGCTACAGGATTTTTTAACGTTCCAATTGCAGTGAACGAGCCCGTAAAAACCTACGCTCCGGGAACAACAGAGCGTGAAGAAGTGCAAAAAGCGTTCAAGGAAATGTATCAATCTACAGTTGATATTCCATTGTATATTGGTGGTAAAGAAATTAAAACCGGAAATACCAAAAACTTATTTCCACCATTTGATCACCAACATCACTTGGGAACATATCACACAGCAAGCAAAGATTTAATTCAAGAAGCTATTGATTCAGCTTTAGAAGCTCGTGTAAAATGGTCGCAAATGGCATGGGAACACCGTGCATCGATTTTTTTAAAAGCTGCTGAATTAATCGCAGGACCATACCGTGCCAAAATAAATGCTGCAACAATGATTGCTCAAGGAAAAACGGTGCACCAAGCAGAAATTGATGCAGCTTGCGAATTGATTGACTTTTTGCGTTTCAATGTGCAATACATGACCGAAATATACAAACAACAGCCCATTTCAGCAAAAGGTATTTGGAACCGCGTAGAACAACGCCCGTTAGAAGGATTTGTTTATGCAATTACTCCTTTTAACTTCACAGCAATCTCTGGAAACTTACCATCGTGTGTGGCAATGATGGGGAACGTTGTGGTTTGGAAACCGGCTGCAACACAGATTTATTCTGCAAACGTAATTGTAGAGATATTCAAAAAAGCAGGTTTGCCAGATGGCGTTATCAACGTTATTTATGGTGATTCGGCGATGATTACTAACACTATTTTAGATTCTGCAGATTTCGCAGGAATTCACTTTACTGGTTCAACAGGCGTTTTTAATGATTTCTGGAAAACAATTGGCAATAATATTCACAAATACAAAACCTATCCTCGCATCGTAGGCGAAACTGGTGGAAAAGATTTTGTTTGGGCACACCCATCGTCTAATGCCAAGGAAGTGGCCACAGCATTATCTCGTGGAGCTTTTGAATACCAAGGACAAAAATGTTCTGCAGCATCTCGGGCTTATATTCCAGCATCTTTGTGGGAAGAAATTAAAAACTTCGTAATTGAAGATGTGAAATCTTTTAAAATGGGATCACCAGAAGACATGAGTAATTTTATGTCGGCAGTAATCTCTGAATCTTCTTTTGATAAATTGGCAAAAGCAATCGATGATGCAAAAGCATCAAACGAAGCAGAAATTATTGTTGGTGGAGGTTATGACAAATCAAAAGGTTGGTTTATAGAACCTACCGTTATCGTAACAACCAATCCAAAGTATGATACCATGGAGCGTGAATTGTTTGGACCTGTTTTAACGGTTTATGTTTATGAAGATGCAAAGTGGGAAGAAAGTTTAAAATTGGTTGACAGTACATCTGAATATGCCTTAACAGGCGCTATTTTCTCTGGATGTCGTTATGCAGTTGAAACAGCAACCAAAGCATTAGAAAATGCAGCAGGAAACTTCTACATTAATGATAAACCAACTGGAGCCGTTGTGGGTCAGCAACCATTTGGTGGTGCAAGAGGTTCTGGAACAAATGATAAGGCAGGTTCTATGATTAACTTGTTGCGTTGGGTGTCTCCGCGAACTATTAAAGAAACATTTGTACCTGATACAGATTACAGATATCCGTTTTTAGGATAA
- the guaB gene encoding IMP dehydrogenase — MKAHTTKIVGQGLTYDDVLLIPAYSEILPREVSIQSRFTKNITLNVPVISAAMDTVTESAMAIAMAREGGIGVLHKNMTVEQQALEVRKVKRAESGMIIDPVTLPLTATVGDAKTAMKENGIGGIPVVDENQILKGIVTNRDLRFEKMNNRSILEVMTSDKLVTALEGTTLADAEQILQENKIEKLPVVNGDYKLVGLITFRDITKLTLKPNANKDKFGRLRVAAALGVTADAVDRAKALVAAGVDALIIDTAHGHTKGVVNTLKEVKAAFPEIDVVVGNIATAEAALYLAEAGADAVKVGIGPGSICTTRVVAGVGFPQFSAVMEVAAALKGTGVPVIADGGLRYTGDIPKALGAGADCVMLGSMLAGTKESPGETIIFEGRKFKTYRGMGSVESMKHGSKDRYFQDVEDDVKKLVPEGIEGRVPYKGELNESMTQFIGGLRAGMGYCGAKDIPTLQETARFVQLTSSGIGESHPHNVTITKEAPNYSR; from the coding sequence ATGAAAGCACACACAACTAAAATTGTCGGACAAGGATTAACCTATGACGATGTACTTTTAATACCTGCTTACTCAGAAATATTACCGCGCGAAGTAAGCATTCAATCAAGATTTACAAAAAATATTACCTTAAACGTTCCAGTAATTTCTGCTGCGATGGATACCGTAACAGAAAGTGCAATGGCAATTGCTATGGCTCGTGAAGGCGGAATCGGCGTTTTGCATAAAAACATGACGGTTGAACAACAAGCTTTGGAAGTGCGCAAAGTGAAACGTGCAGAATCGGGTATGATCATCGATCCAGTAACATTACCTTTAACAGCTACTGTGGGCGATGCAAAAACAGCAATGAAAGAAAACGGTATTGGCGGAATTCCTGTGGTTGACGAAAACCAGATTTTAAAAGGAATTGTTACAAACAGAGACTTGCGTTTCGAGAAAATGAACAATCGTTCTATTTTAGAGGTAATGACTTCCGACAAATTGGTTACTGCACTAGAGGGAACCACATTGGCTGATGCGGAACAAATTCTTCAAGAAAACAAAATAGAAAAATTGCCAGTTGTAAACGGCGATTATAAATTGGTAGGCTTAATCACGTTTCGCGATATTACCAAACTAACCTTAAAACCAAACGCAAACAAAGACAAATTTGGTCGATTACGCGTTGCTGCTGCATTAGGTGTTACTGCCGATGCTGTGGATCGTGCAAAAGCATTGGTTGCGGCTGGTGTTGACGCATTGATTATTGATACAGCACACGGACATACAAAAGGTGTGGTAAATACGTTGAAAGAAGTAAAAGCTGCTTTCCCAGAAATTGATGTAGTAGTAGGAAATATCGCTACTGCAGAAGCTGCATTATATTTAGCTGAAGCTGGTGCCGATGCCGTTAAAGTGGGTATTGGTCCAGGATCAATCTGTACAACTCGCGTTGTTGCAGGTGTAGGTTTTCCGCAGTTTTCTGCTGTAATGGAAGTTGCTGCTGCTTTAAAAGGAACAGGCGTTCCAGTGATTGCCGATGGTGGTCTTCGTTACACAGGTGATATTCCTAAAGCATTGGGTGCTGGTGCAGACTGTGTAATGTTAGGCTCTATGTTGGCAGGAACTAAAGAATCTCCAGGCGAAACCATTATTTTTGAAGGTCGAAAATTTAAAACATACCGTGGAATGGGTTCTGTAGAATCAATGAAGCATGGATCTAAAGACCGTTATTTCCAAGATGTGGAAGACGATGTGAAGAAATTAGTTCCAGAAGGAATTGAAGGTCGTGTTCCGTACAAAGGCGAGTTAAATGAATCAATGACGCAGTTTATTGGTGGTTTACGTGCCGGAATGGGTTATTGCGGCGCAAAAGATATCCCAACGTTACAAGAAACGGCGCGTTTTGTGCAGCTTACATCGTCAGGAATTGGTGAATCGCATCCTCATAATGTTACCATTACAAAAGAAGCTCCGAATTATTCGAGATAA
- a CDS encoding hydroxymethylglutaryl-CoA lyase — translation MKPVKIIECPRDAMQGIKMFIPTEQKVQYIQSLLRCGFDTLDFGSFVSPKAIPQMQDTAEVLAQLDLSETKTKLLAIIANTKGAEMASVHNEIQYLGFPFSISENFQMRNTHKTIAESIVTLQEILEIANKTNKEVVAYLSMGFGNPYGDPWNVDIVGEWTEKLANMGVTILSLSDTVGSSTAEDIDYLFSNLIPKYPNIEFGAHLHTTPDAWFEKIDAAYKAGCIRFDGAIKGFGGCPMAKNDLTGNMPTEKMLSYFTANRAATNVQMTSFEAAYNEALKIFNFYH, via the coding sequence ATGAAGCCAGTAAAAATAATAGAATGTCCGCGCGATGCCATGCAAGGCATTAAAATGTTTATTCCTACCGAACAAAAAGTTCAATACATTCAATCGTTGTTGCGTTGTGGTTTTGATACATTAGATTTCGGAAGTTTTGTTTCGCCTAAAGCCATTCCGCAAATGCAGGATACTGCTGAGGTTTTGGCACAGTTGGATCTATCAGAAACCAAAACAAAATTACTGGCTATTATTGCAAATACAAAAGGTGCCGAAATGGCATCGGTTCATAATGAAATTCAGTATTTAGGTTTTCCTTTTTCTATTTCAGAGAATTTTCAAATGCGCAATACGCATAAAACCATTGCAGAATCTATCGTTACTTTACAAGAAATTTTAGAAATCGCCAATAAAACCAACAAAGAGGTTGTGGCATATCTTTCTATGGGCTTCGGAAATCCGTACGGCGATCCTTGGAATGTGGATATTGTTGGCGAATGGACAGAAAAACTGGCAAATATGGGCGTGACTATTTTGTCGCTTTCTGATACCGTTGGATCTTCAACTGCAGAAGATATTGATTATTTGTTTTCTAATTTGATACCAAAATATCCTAACATCGAATTTGGTGCACATTTACATACAACTCCCGATGCTTGGTTTGAAAAAATTGATGCAGCTTACAAAGCAGGCTGTATCCGTTTTGATGGAGCTATTAAAGGGTTTGGCGGCTGCCCAATGGCAAAAAATGATTTAACAGGAAACATGCCAACCGAAAAAATGTTGAGTTATTTTACGGCAAATAGAGCTGCAACCAACGTTCAGATGACTTCTTTTGAAGCTGCTTATAACGAAGCATTGAAGATATTTAATTTTTATCACTAA